TGTGCGAGCCACAATGCAAAGCCGGATCCCTCGTTTCCTGAGCAAACTGCGCAAAAATTATTTGAGGGGGCGCTGGTCAATATTGCAGGGCAAAATTACCGTCTGGCAGCGCAAAAATTGGAAGCCATTGAGTCTCGGTTTCCGTTCGGGCCTTATGCTGAACAAGCGCAGCTTTATTTGATCTACGTCTATTACAAACTTGGTGAATCAGCCACAGCGATCAGCCAGGCCGATCGCTTTATCCGACAGCATCCGCGACACCCCAATGTCGACTACGCCTACTATATGAAAGGCAAGGTCAATTTCATGGCCGAGCTAAGCGCGCTCCAGCGACTTTTCGCCGCACCGGTAGACGAACGAGATGCGCAGAGTGCGCGGCAGGCGTTTCGCGACTTTG
The nucleotide sequence above comes from Gammaproteobacteria bacterium. Encoded proteins:
- a CDS encoding outer membrane protein assembly factor BamD, which gives rise to MKKLIVWFTFALLLQSCASHNAKPDPSFPEQTAQKLFEGALVNIAGQNYRLAAQKLEAIESRFPFGPYAEQAQLYLIYVYYKLGESATAISQADRFIRQHPRHPNVDYAYYMKGKVNFMAELSALQRLFAAPVDERDAQSARQAFRDFAELLKRFPNSRYAEDARRRMIFLRDRLAAYEIHVARHYMQRKAYVAAANRAKYVIEHYPRTSVTPAALAMLYSAYKQLGLDEQAEHARLT